DNA from Ammospiza caudacuta isolate bAmmCau1 chromosome 6, bAmmCau1.pri, whole genome shotgun sequence:
TGTGGTTCAGCTGTGTGGATGCTTCTGGATAGTGTGGATGGAGAGCCCATATGGAATTATGTCAGTTTAGTGCAAGCTGTGGTGGATTTATTGTTAGCTGGAATCTGCGACTGTTTGAGCTCACCCTGTTgaaaattttgtgtttattttctttattttttccttggtccttattttttttttttttttgtgttcctATAAGTCCTTTACAAGGCTCCTAACAATAAATGTACTCCAGAAAGAATTGAAAACTGTGACCAGCAGGTCTCTGGAGCTGATGTGCCTTTCTCACTACATTTTCCACAGCACCCATTAAACAGGAATATTGCCTTAGAGGAGCATATAACCCCACATGTGATGCAGATGAAGTCTTTTCTACTAGAATCTTTTAATGAGAAAGTTCTATTCTCATAATATTCTCATAAACTCAGTTCTAGTGCAGGTGTTTCTTGAAGTTGTAGGACATTTCCTGCCAGTAGAGCTTCTTAGGGTTTGTGTTAATCTTAGTCTTTCCATGGTGCAGGAGTCTAAAATGATGATTCCTCAGGTATTCCTACTTCTGTTGTTTTCCATAACTCTTCCAGACCACTACTAATTAAGGAAACCCCATTTTGGTCTGGCTGTAGCTCTTTCCTTATGTCTCTACCCCTGTACTGACAATacctccttcttcctctcctttctcccttattttccagcagctgctcttgttttagttttttttttccatcccatatttttcttgaaatgaGTTCAGTGGTCTTGACAAGAAACACTTCTGAGCCACAGAAAACATTCCTGGATTTTACATGACTTCAACTCTCCTTCTTAAATTGTCCTAAAACTTTGCTTTGTAATTTAGGTAAACATCTGTGTGTTCTGTAACTTCCCCCAGAATCTGAAGTCATTTTGCCACTTCTTGTTGATATGTTCTGTGACATGTAATGATTGAGTCATGCACATTGTGTGGCTCAGATCCAGAGGGTTTTTAATTTCTGGTGTTGAAAGTGACTTTCTCTTGCTTCCAGAAACCAGATGTCCTGACCACAGGCTCTGGGAACCCCATTGGGGATAAGCTGAATATCCTGACAGTGGGGCCACGTGGACCTCTTCTTGTCCAAGATGTTGTTTTCACTGATGAGATGGCTCACTTTGACAGAGAGAGGATTCCTGAGAGAGTTGTGCATGCAAAAGGGGCAGGTATGTTTAAAATCACATATTTTCTATGTGTAGAATGAAAGAGCTTTTGAGTAAATGTGTAGATTGTGATGCCTAAATTACATTGTTATTTATGATTTAGTGTTACTAGCTGTAATAAATCAGTATAAACAACAGTGGTAAGACCTTCAACTCAAAACTTGAAGCACTGCAAAATTTacaaaaatgagagaaaatgtgGCTATAGCCCCTCAATTTTTACTGTATCTGTTGTAGTCTCTGCTTCTTCTGTCTGTTCCTCCCCATCTCTATTCAAATGTTGTTTCCATGTTACTTAATAGGGAATTTGGCTTTGTCTTCTAGTGTATGTCTGCCAAAGCAAGCTGATAAtctaatatttaaattaaaaaaccttaaacctttaaaaaattattcttggtCTTAGTAAGGTAGAATTAGTACATTGAGTTTTGTTATGCATTGCCCTAGAAGGAGCAAATATGGGGCTGTATTTAAAATGTGATTGTACATGGGAAAAGTTCCTCTGTGGGGGTGGAAAGGGTTGTGTTGCTTCACCCAGCTTACAGATGCACCAAAAATTCTGCAACTCATAGAAGGATTAAAGAAATACCTACATTGCTCCCAGATGAATACACAGATCTTGGCAGAAGAGCATcttctgtgctgggagctgctaaGAGTCAGTTAAGGAGGAGAGAAAGAGCAAATAGCTTGTGTTAAATCAGTTTCATTTTGTGAAAGAAAATGGAGTGTTTAGAGCATTGTTTAAACTGGTGTACTTCCCTTGGACTTCAAGTTGTATGTTAACAGACAAGCTAGGAGTGGGAGGAAGGTATTTGGATCTGATATTTTGAACTTGCTGTTCTTCAGGAGCCTTTGGCTATTTTGAAGTCACTCATGATATCACCCAGTACTGTAAGGCAAAAGTGTTTGAGCACATTGGGAAAAGGACTCCGCTTGCCATCCGCTTCTCCACTGTTGGTAAGGCTCTAAATTCCCTTTGTGTCTTCTGCATGTGTGCCCTGAGAGCACTGTTTGCATTGTGGGGCACTGAAGGGTGTCTGCAGTGCTTGCTTCATCTTCTCTGACATTCACTTGCATGGAAGACCTTAAGCAGCTTTTGCCCCTTTCTGTCAGAGCTCTCTGGAGACACTTTTCTGTCTGAAATGTGAGAGAGAGGGCAGCCCAAGCTGGttttttctgacagaaaacTTGCTTTGTTTCTGGTTGGATCACAGTCAACACTAATAAGTTAAATACCTATCATCTCTTATGCTGCAGGAATGTTATGGGGATGAATGATGTAAACTAAATACTGggcaaatgaaaacaaaaaatcttcCTTAAATAAACTCTGATTTCTTAAAGATTGGAATTCACAAACTAGCAAAATCTTAAATGCTATTTGTTGAAGCTGATTGTGGTCAGTAGCTTGTCTGATAGAAAAATTATAATTCATGATGTGGAtgtatttaaaaggaaagaaatcctAATGAGGATTCAGTTCTGGAAGTATTGGAGAGAAAAAAGTAGTCCAGCAaggctcagggagctgctggctttGGCCTACTGGCTGTTTCCAGTCTTAAATCCCTTAGGATTTAGGGTGTCCTGAGTGTTGTACAGGGTAAGGACACTGTGCTGAGTTTGAAAAGTGGactgctgctggagcaagttGTTgcatccttcccttccctttgcctGCCCTGTTTGGACACGTTCCCTCCCTGCTCGTCTGGAATACACGAGGTTTTTAACGAGGGAATGAGCGTCCTACTGATTTCATCACAATTCAGCATTAGCTGTTCTGAGCACTTCTGGAACACTTCTGCACAGGTGGTGTGCTAAGCACTTGTGCTCTGGTCTCAATTCCCATTGAAAATCCCATCCGGGGTGAAGCAGGAGGAATTAAAAGGATTACAGCTCTTCCATAGTGTTTTATTAGGCACGCTGGTTAGATTGCTACCTTTCAGATGAGAGCTTTCCCACTGGGATTTGGTGTACAGAAACAAATGTGGGTTTAGATGATTCAGCCTTAAAATCTGATGATGTCTCTCTTAGTGATAATGCAAATTCCATTCTTAATTGGCTCAAGTGGATAtacttcattttttcctttttttaactgAGGCCTGAATGTTTGGTCGGCTTTACACTTTGAAAACTCTCAGTGCCTGAAGCATTGTTGAAAATATTCATACAATTCCTTGGTGTAGAAAAGACTGCAATAAACCTTGCCCTTTTAGGATTTTATGGCCTATTTTCAGCTCATATTTATATGCATTTCCTATGCTAACACTTCTGTGTGGTCATGTATTTCTTCAAGCTGGAGAATCTGGCTCAGCTGACACAGTTCGTGACCCCCGAGGCTTTGCCATGAAGTTCTACACGGAGGATGGGAATTGGGATCTTGTGGGAAACAACACTCCCATCTTCTTTATTCGGGATGCAATGTTGGTGAGTAAGCACAAAAGTTCATTCACATCTTGTTTTGGCTTCCCTCAGAAGCAAAAACTTGGTTATTGGTCAGATTGTCTGAACATTTTTTACTTGGAAAGATGTTCTGAAGCAAAAGTTAATAAAGAACTAAAGCTTGATAACTTAGATGGTTTCATGCTTTTCACTTGAACTTTTCACTTGAAAACCTTCTTGCCAATTCTGTTTATtaaatctggggttttttggtcttTTGGCATAAGTTTGACAGCAGCTAGCAGAGGGGTTTTCCTTGAGTGCAGGAGTTCTGCACAGATACTTCATAGTATCTCTGTATTCATTTATGAGTCAcataaacacagaaatacaaatcTGAACAGTTTTATCTCTCACCTTATCAACCACAAAATGAAAGCATTCTTTATCTCTGTTTATTCTAATTGTGAATGTTTGACATTACCCTAATTTTACTGACTGGTCTGTGAATTAATGTGTTTGGCAGGAAGGGTATGGCagtagaagattttttttcagtgatctTACAGCtttgtcttgtttttctctctttttccttttcaacttCTGGACGAATTAGTTTCCCTCCTTCATCCATAGCCAAAAGAGGAATCCTCAGACTCATCTGAAGGATCCAGACATGGTGTGGGACTTCTGGAGTCTTCGCCCTGAGTCTTTGCATCAAGTAAGCTTCTCCTGTGACTTTATTTTGTATGATAAGATAATCATGTTATGACAGCAGGTTCTTAACTCTCTCTTTTCCATGTTTGATTTAGAAGTCTACATAgtcttatttatattttatttaaatatgattttaaattattcatacTTACCTATGCTTACAGGGGAGtcagttttatttcattaacACCTAAAGTAGAAATTCCTCAAGGAATTCCTGACAACATTAACATAACTCCCAGTGATGCAGATTAACAATAAACAAACGTAGTCTGGAGTGAAGAATTTCTCCTTGATATGCTGAGCCCATTCATAGCATTTGATCCCTCTCTTCAGGTGTCTTTCCTGTTCAGTGACCGTGGCATTCCTGATGGCTATCGCCACATGAATGGATATGGATCACACACCTTCAAACTGGTTAATGCTGATGGAAGAGCAGTTTACTGCAAATTCCATGCCAAGGtaatcattttttaaattgaaactATACATCATGCTGGATAAAAACCATAAAGATGTGTGACTTTTCAAGTTTAATTCAGGTTCAAAGGTTTGTGGAGTCCTTGTTGAGTATCAGTTTCATACCCTTAACCAGTAGGAGAGGCATCTGTCTTCTATTCATTTACTAGACTGTAAGAAACTCTTATTTGGGCATCTGTCTCTTGTTAATGGAGCACTATCAATGAACTGATTTTTGTCTGGAAGGCAGCTGTTGAATGTACTATAAATCTAAACTCAAGTTACTGGAAGTTAGAACTTGGACAGTCTCATTCTTGGATTATAAACCTTGTTAAAATCCATTCTTGATGAATCATCTCTGTAGTACTTTATGCATGCTGTAACTGGTGCTTGCATTGCTTTTAGACTGACCAGGGCATCAAAAACCTTTCTGTGGAGGAAGCAGGAAGATTGGCTTCTACTGATCCTGACTATGCCATACGGGACCTTTACAATGCCATTGCCAAGGGGAACTTTCCCTCATGGTCCTTCTACATTCAGGTTATGACTTTTGAAGAAGCAGAGAAGTTCCCATTTAATCCTTTTGATCTGACTAAGGTATGTCTGATAATTCTGGGAATATTCAGTTTCAGGTAGTTTTTAAGTGTATTCTTTATTGTAGAGCCACGATGAGCCAGGACTTCTGGAGTGAAGCTGTAGTTGTGTTATATCTGATGTTACTTTTCCTCAGGGAAATATGGGTAGGGCTTGATTCCAGGCCTGCAGATCCCATGGCACTTCAGAAGTGTGATCTCAGATCAGAGTCACACCCTGAGCGTTGCTGGTCTCATTTTGTCCCACTTCCAATAGCTGCTCCTAGAAATGCCTCATTGAAAGATGACAACATAAACTAGCGTTGCATAAACTCTTTTTTTACCTCTAACACCATTCTCCCCAAGTGGCTAAAGACCTTTGAACTTTAAAAGTGCAGCTCAGATGGCAAAGAAAATGCCAGTTAAGCCAGTTAAGCATTTTGAAGGAGCTGAAAACATTTGTGCCACCAGTTCCACCCACGCCCTGCTTCCCTAGGCAGCTTTTCAAGGGCCTGTGGGTATTTCGTTCAAGTACTCAAGTGCTGAGATTATGCTGGGATGATGAAATAAGTTGCATTAATAATCTGTGTTGATTGCAGAAGGCTTCTTAAAATAAGACATTCCTCAAGGTTTGTTAAGAGAAAAGAAACTCAGTAATGTATTTTATTAACCTAGACTGAAATCGGGTGAATTCTGCCTGGCGGTTAAGCTGCATAATACTGTAATAATGTTGATTTTACTGGATGTGTGTTGTGTCTTACAGGTTTGGCCTCATGGTGACTACCCTCTCATCCCTGTGGGAAAGCTGGTCTTGAACAGGAATCCTGTCAACTACTTTGCAGAGGTGGAACAGATGGCTTATGACCCTAGCAACATGCCTCCTGGAATTGAGCCCAGCCCTGACAAAATGCTGCAGGTAAACAGGAGGTGTGACCTGAGGAGCATTGGTTACTTTGCTGCTTATGAAAGCTTTGAGTTGACATGCCCCAGTGTTTTACAAGTGGTGGTTCGTGTTTGTGCTCAATGTTTTAGGGGCGCCTCTTCTCTTACCCTGACACCCACAGACACCGCCTGGGCCCCAACTATCTGCAGATCCCTGTCAACTGTCCCTTCAGAGCCAGGGTGGCCAACTATCAGAGGGATGGGCCAATGACTGTTTCTGACAACCAAGGTAGCTAGCTTTCAATATAATAATTTCAATATAATCATGCTCAGGCATGGGCTACTGTGTGCCCTTCAATTCATAGGGGGCTTATGATCCATGTTTATTATCTTTACGTACTTGTTAGAATGCTTGTAGATCTTCTCTGTTAATCCAGTAAAGGAGACTTGGGATATTCGGATACGAGATGAGGAATTTGTTTGAAAgtataaaaagcaaacaaagcttAGGATGTGTTTAAAACTTAATAGAAAGGTCTTTAACAGGAAAGCAGTTTGTGGAAGAATACCTGCAGTCAGGTTTTAGAGACTGACTTGGCTCAGTCCACATTTTTGCTTTCAGATTTCTGAGAGATTGTGAAAGACAAAAGTGAAAATGCCAAGAGTAGAGCTGTCACTTCCCCTCTACTGAGCAGCTTCTGTTCTGTCAGGGTTTGCCCAATAGTGGCTGTTTTCCACCTGAGAGTAAACAAGGATGTACTTAAGCTGTGGCTCATGCCAAAATATGTGTTCCTCTGGGCTATGAATTCAGACACGTgctgaggaaggagagggaaatatttgaaaaacagGAACTTGAGGACAGCTGCACTTGTCCCAGAACAGATAATGAGTTTATTTTTATGCAGTTCTCTTAGTTCACTAGGTGTTTAAAATACACCCCCTACACAGGGAAGCATTGTAGTACTTCAGATATGTAAATGATTGTGTTTTTATGCTGCCTTAAACTTCAGCCATGACTTTCTATTATAATTGAGAAATATTGTTGTGGCCaggttttcttatttttgaatcaatattctctgaaaaaagctgtggaaattCTCTTTGTAGCAGGTGCTGTCAAGTACTGGCTTGAAGGTGTTGACAGAAAAATGCTGGCAgctgtttttaataaaatgaatcCTGTCTCAGTAATTGATTTAGATTCCTCCAAGCAAATAACATCCTCTGTCTTCTGATTTCCTTGAAAGTGCTCCCATCTGATTGATTTGGTTTGgggattattttttcccaggtGGTGCCCCAAATTATTATCCAAACAGCTTCACTGGTCCTGAGGATCAGCCCCAGCTGAAGGAGAGCCGCATGTTTGCTTCAGGGGACGTGCAGCGCTTCAACAGTGCCAATGAGGACAATGTGACCcaggtggggctgtgggaaggcTTTGTGCTGCTTGGCACACAATGAGGAATGTGTAGGGTGTGCGTTAGTGTGAGTTCTCACAGAATctgaaattcagattttggGCATTGTTAGGTAGAGGCTCTGACTTGTTTTCTTGCCATTAGTGTCTGGAGAAGTTGTTGGCATATTTGCCAAAGAAAAACCCTGACAGATTGGATGCCTTTTAAATGTTTTGCGTATTCTAAGTGTTACTTGACTAGGAAGCGAAAGCtatttttattcacttttgGGACTATCAAAATAAACCTTTATTTCCTTTAGGTGAGAGAATTCTACCTCAAAGTGCTGAACGAGGAAGAGCGCCAGAGGCTGTGTAAGAACATTGCAGAACATCTGAAGGATGCCCAGCTCTTCATTCAGAAACGAGCTGTAAGTGCCTTTGGGTTTATTCCAGGTTTTCTATCAGCCTGGTAACATTTTCATAATGACTTCTGGAAAGGAAGATCAGGAATTCTCTGAAAAGGCTGGATTTTTTCTTACTCTGGAATTCTCATACTTAAATATTTGCCTATTTACACAATATAGCATCAGTATATAACATGTTAAAGTAACTTGTTCCTGGGGGGAAGAATGGGACAGGTGTTGAACAAATGTTTAGCTCGgtgttttaaaaatcagatgaCTGCCAGAGTAAGGTTTTGCTCTAAACAAGGAGAAGCAATGAGGGCCAAGGAGGGATTGGATCCTTATCCTTCCCAGGGCAACTTTGTTTAAATTGGGAATGAGCTCTGTGTGGCATAATAGAAATCGTCTTTGGAGATGTTCATGTCTTGTTTATAACTGATCAGAATTAAACTTTTCTTCCTTATGATACCTACTGCTTGTAGCCCAGGAAGTGTGGTAAAGAACCCTCttgaaatggaggaaaaaattcttaccgccttttctgttttgtcttcctgtgcaGGTGAAAAACTTCCATGATGTTCATCCTAGTTATGGAGCCTGTATCCAGGCTTTGCTGGACAAATACAATGCTGAGGGTGGGAAAAAGGTAATGATTTTTGTAGTTGCATTTTGACTGGCTGTGAGTTATTTTGGCTTCTCTTGTAAATCCAAGGACATGAGAAATTAGTCTTGATCCCCATTTGTGCTAAAGGCCAGAAGTCAGTGCTTACAGAATTGTAAAATAAGACAGTCCTCTAATAACAATTAAATGTTGATTAACTGGTGGTGTACAAAGACTTTGTTTCAGTTGAGGTTTGTAGGGTTTCTGGAAGGTATCTGTACATGATATAAAATGTGTTCAGGTTGGTTACCCACCCTTTGAGATGGTAATGAAAAATTGCCACAAGCCTTTCTTGGGCTCAGTACTTGCTCCAAAGAACAACTCAGTTGATTCAGTTTTTTCCTGCAGGTCTTTACTTTAAATAGAACTTGATCTGagtttttctcttgctttatTTTCAGGATGTAATTAGAACATACACACAGTCCGGAACTCATATGTCTGTCAAGGAAAGATCCAACCTGTAAatctgcagagagctgctctgaATTTTGCATCCTTCCAGCTGCACAAGAACCTGTCCAACACTTCAATGAATGTAGCAGACTTGTCCCCAAGCACATTTTACAGGTGTGATTTACTGAGCTTTCAAGTGCTGTCTGTACTCAAGACCAGGTAACACAAGCTCCTATCCTAGTGCCTTTCAACACTAGTGCTTTACTGCTTGATAATAACTTAGGGGATTTTTAAACAACTCATGGATAAGAAATTGCCTTCATTTCTAGGAGCAAACAGAAATTTAATCAAAAtactgcttcattttttttttgttgtacAACTTTCTTGGCTAAATCACACAGTAGAATTTCTATAAGGGCAGTGTGGTTGCCCTCATGGAGAAACTGCTTAAAAAGTTGCTGCTGTTCAGTATTTCTAATAAAGTAATTACCTGTCGGTATTTATGAACACACCTCTTGAATTTCATTTCTGGCCTTCCAGAAGTAAAATGATACCCAGTACCTTGAGTAAAATGTTGGTATGTCTCATTCCTTATGAGTCAGACAAAGTTAATTACAGTTTCATCTAAATACAGTTCAGTCTTATTCccaatatatattttaagatAATCTTTGCTTACTAATGCTGTGTTGGGATATAACTGACATAAGGGAGGTAGCAAAGGATATTTTCTTATTCCATGCACTGTTCAGCTAAATTGATTACACCTTACAGCCTTTTCAGGGGTAGGAGAATAAAGTGTTCTTTCTAATCTGTAAGactttaaatagaaaaatattaaacatgCCAAATGTTAATAAATAAACCTTCTAATGCATTAATATTGAAATTCAAGCTcaaaaaatttcaaaaccaTTCCCAGTGGTTGCTGAAATTCTTATTTTACTGCAATAATCTGCTGTTGCTATTTTTTGATCAAGCCAGGGCTAATTTTTAGGGTGATCCTTTCATTAAGGCAGCATGTTTGTACAAATGTCAATATCTAGCAAATATGTCTAAAACCTGATTTGAGGCATGCTGTAATGTTACCCAGCATTTGCAGTTTAGTTAAATAGTGCAAAAAATCTTTGGACCCCAGTTACGTGATAATTATTATCCAAGCTAAATGCAAAGTATTTCAAAGTATACTGCTCTTATCTAAggcaaatgtaaaaaaaaatcaaatcataGCAGTTTGGGGGTGATTTGTCAATAATCACTGCATTTCTGGGTCTGCCCTGAGTTGTATTTGACTGGGATTACTTCCTGGTTTAAGTGTGAATTGCCAGGAATGGTGGCAGGTAAAGGAGAGTAGATACTAAATGCTGTTCTGTTAAATTTTGGAGAATGTTACTTGCTTTGCAATTCATTTATCTACCAACCTCTTGTGAAAAATCAACTGGGGTAGAGGTGCAGTAACATAATATGAACTGATAACCTACTGTATTCTAGGATTACATTGGCTTTTTACCTGATCAGGCATGTGGGATTATCAGGCATGATGATTGGGTGGGAATATTTTGTGCTGGAGAGAATCCTGACAAGTTTTGGAAAAGAGTAAACAAGGCCTGATCTTCTAATTTTGTGTCTGCTAAgtgatttattgttttcttttatttctgaaataaatggaatgaaaaatctcttggcaacatgttttctgtgcaaaTGTCTTCAAATACTTTGTGTTAATCTAGGAAGTTCCAGAAAAACAGATGAAGGTATGTATGAAGTGGTGCAGAAGTTGTAGGTTGGATGTACTTtttgcagctgcctttgttttaaaaactcATGTTTCAACTCCACAGTTGTGTTTAAATGACTTAAATGACCTGTGTTCTATGCTAAACTGGCTGTGACAAGTGTACAGAAAACTTGGCTTTTCCCAAAGCTGTGGAGAGCACTAGGCAACACTGGAAGAACAGTAATGTTATTTCTTCAAATAAATAAGACAATAAATCCATTTACACCTTCTTATTTTGAGATTAAAGAGACTGTTGACATGACAGAACagcagttttgttttgtttttgtattcTGTTCAATTAAAATCAAACATTCCTTTGCCAGGTTGTTGCAATATGATTTCAGTGATCTGTAAAGCAGAATTGCTCAACATTTTCTTATTCCTGTTCTATTTTAGATGCACATCTCCAGCAGTGGATTTGGGAATTAATTTGAAACTAATGTTAGGGAAATTACAGCTTCTCTAGCAGTACCTCTTCTTTTAATAGGCCTTCATTCCTAggttattttttcttccccagtaTATTGGAACTTGAATATCCAAAAACCGTGAGCAGATTTCAGAATCACATTTGTTATAGTGAACTGTGCCAGGAGATGAGGAAGTTCATGGGATTGCTAAATGTTATGTGGGGAGTAAAAAAGGGGTGAGGTAGGTTTGAATCAGACTTTCCAGTGCTTCAAAGATATTGGAAAAAGCCCTGATTTCCTTTCTGTAGTGCAGCTTATTGATGAGAATTGCCTGCTAAGCAGTGTTTGGGTGTCCATAATTTCAGCTTCCAGTTAACCAGTCACTTTGTTTTGCCCAGTATTTCATAGCTGTTGCCCATCTTGCAGAACGCTGTTTGTTCTCTGTTTGTATAGCTCATCCATGAATTCTTGCAGGCAGGTGAGTCACCATTTTCTCACAAAATGTTTTATGAGGATGATGAAGCCCTGGCTCAGGATTCCAAGGgaagttttgggtgccacatccctggaattgttcaaggccaggttggatggggctctgagcagcctgggatggtggaagctGTTCCTGTTCCCTGCAGGGGTTGGACTGGGTGAGCCTTCTGTGACTGTCTCTACACTGTGAGTTCAGATTGCTGTGAGACTCCAGCCCAGCGCTGCAGAAGTGAATCGATCCACTGATGGGTTGTGTGTTCTTATCTCCTGCTGATAACAAATTGCACAGAGATCTGCAGTGCAGGGTAAAGCCTGACCCTTGCCCTCCCCAGGTAATATTGCTGAGCTCAGTCTGAGCTGATGTTTGGGGTCAGAGTTGTGTGGCATGCAGAGGTGGCCTTGA
Protein-coding regions in this window:
- the CAT gene encoding catalase, producing the protein MADGRDDAANQLEQWKNQRGSQKPDVLTTGSGNPIGDKLNILTVGPRGPLLVQDVVFTDEMAHFDRERIPERVVHAKGAGAFGYFEVTHDITQYCKAKVFEHIGKRTPLAIRFSTVAGESGSADTVRDPRGFAMKFYTEDGNWDLVGNNTPIFFIRDAMLFPSFIHSQKRNPQTHLKDPDMVWDFWSLRPESLHQVSFLFSDRGIPDGYRHMNGYGSHTFKLVNADGRAVYCKFHAKTDQGIKNLSVEEAGRLASTDPDYAIRDLYNAIAKGNFPSWSFYIQVMTFEEAEKFPFNPFDLTKVWPHGDYPLIPVGKLVLNRNPVNYFAEVEQMAYDPSNMPPGIEPSPDKMLQGRLFSYPDTHRHRLGPNYLQIPVNCPFRARVANYQRDGPMTVSDNQGGAPNYYPNSFTGPEDQPQLKESRMFASGDVQRFNSANEDNVTQVREFYLKVLNEEERQRLCKNIAEHLKDAQLFIQKRAVKNFHDVHPSYGACIQALLDKYNAEGGKKDVIRTYTQSGTHMSVKERSNL